A single window of Methylocella tundrae DNA harbors:
- the murD gene encoding UDP-N-acetylmuramoyl-L-alanine--D-glutamate ligase, whose protein sequence is MTPVTAFKGKSVAVFGLGGSGFVTAQALVAGGARVNVWDDNEHAREKARAAGLRIENLAGADWSAFEALILSPGVPLTHPAPHWTVVKAKEAGIEVIGDIELFCRERRKIAPGAPFVAITGTNGKSTTTALVAHLFSSFGFSVEIGGNIGTPILALAPPDKSRVHVIECSSYQIDLAPSLDPSVGILLNVTPDHLDRHGTMENYAAIKARLVTGADHAVIGVDDEFTRAIAARLREPGREITLVSAAGQKLDEGIIYEGGRLFRREGGRSDLIADLAGVASLRGAHNGQNAAVAIAALGALGRDHARVAAGLASFPGLAHRLEEVGRLGKVLFVNDSKATNADAAEKALLSFDEIFWILGGRAKQGGIEPLRPLFGRIVKAYLIGEASEAFAQTISGAFPVEFCDTLENAVPMAAEDARASALESPVVLLSPACASFDQFPDFEKRGDRFRALAKALMDKP, encoded by the coding sequence ATGACGCCGGTCACCGCATTCAAGGGTAAATCCGTCGCCGTCTTCGGGTTGGGCGGCTCGGGCTTTGTCACGGCGCAAGCTCTGGTCGCAGGCGGAGCGCGCGTAAATGTTTGGGACGACAATGAACACGCGCGTGAAAAAGCGCGCGCCGCCGGTCTCAGAATCGAGAATCTGGCCGGCGCCGACTGGAGCGCCTTCGAAGCCCTCATTCTTTCTCCCGGCGTTCCCCTGACGCATCCGGCGCCGCACTGGACCGTCGTCAAGGCGAAGGAGGCGGGGATTGAGGTCATCGGCGACATCGAACTCTTCTGCCGCGAGCGCCGAAAAATCGCGCCCGGCGCGCCTTTTGTCGCGATCACCGGCACCAATGGAAAATCGACGACGACGGCGCTGGTCGCGCATCTTTTTTCGAGCTTTGGCTTTTCCGTCGAAATCGGCGGCAATATCGGCACGCCCATTCTGGCGCTGGCGCCGCCCGACAAGTCGCGCGTCCATGTGATCGAATGCTCGTCCTACCAGATCGATCTTGCGCCTTCTCTCGATCCTTCAGTCGGCATTTTGCTGAATGTCACGCCCGATCATCTCGATCGGCATGGGACGATGGAGAATTACGCGGCGATCAAGGCGCGCCTGGTCACCGGCGCCGATCACGCCGTCATCGGCGTCGACGATGAATTCACCCGCGCCATCGCGGCCAGATTGCGCGAGCCCGGACGCGAGATCACGCTGGTTTCGGCGGCGGGCCAGAAACTCGACGAGGGCATCATCTACGAAGGCGGCCGCCTTTTTCGCCGCGAAGGGGGGCGTTCCGATCTCATCGCCGATCTTGCAGGCGTCGCATCGCTTCGCGGCGCGCATAATGGCCAGAACGCCGCCGTCGCGATCGCCGCCCTGGGGGCCCTGGGGCGCGATCATGCGCGCGTCGCCGCTGGACTCGCCTCGTTTCCCGGCCTCGCCCATCGCCTCGAAGAAGTCGGGCGGCTGGGCAAAGTGCTGTTCGTCAATGATTCCAAGGCAACCAACGCCGACGCCGCGGAAAAGGCGCTGCTCTCCTTCGACGAGATCTTCTGGATTCTTGGCGGCCGCGCCAAGCAGGGCGGCATCGAGCCGCTGCGGCCATTGTTCGGCCGCATCGTCAAAGCCTATTTGATCGGCGAGGCGAGCGAGGCTTTCGCGCAGACGATCAGCGGCGCTTTTCCTGTCGAGTTTTGCGACACGCTGGAGAATGCGGTCCCGATGGCGGCCGAGGACGCGAGGGCCAGCGCGCTCGAAAGTCCCGTGGTCCTGCTGTCGCCGGCCTGCGCCTCTTTCGATCAATTTCCCGATTTTGAAAAAAGGGGCGACCGTTTCCGCGCGCTTGCGAAGGCTTTGATGGACAAGCCATAG
- the mraY gene encoding phospho-N-acetylmuramoyl-pentapeptide-transferase yields the protein MLTWLTEFSPHFQPLNLFRYITFRTGGATATALFFVFFFGPRVIAALRIKQGKGQPIRLDGPQSHLLTKKGTPTMGGLMILSGLIVSTLLWANLRNHYVWVVLFVMTGYGLIGFYDDYLKVTKQTDKGFSGRLRLALEVGVAVIACYAMMRFGTPHTTALAFPSINGFIIDLGLFFLVFGPLVIVGAGNAVNLTDGLDGLAIVPVMIAAGTFGIIAYLAGNAIFSTYLGINFVPGAGELAVVTGAVIGAGLGFLWFNAPPAQIFMGDTGSLALGGLLGAIAVAVKHEIVLGIVGGLFVVETLSVIVQVISFKLTGKRVFKMAPIHHHFEQMGWSEPQVVVRFWIIAFVLALIGLSTLKLR from the coding sequence ATGCTAACCTGGCTTACCGAGTTTTCACCCCATTTTCAGCCGCTGAATCTTTTTCGCTACATCACCTTCCGTACCGGCGGCGCCACGGCGACCGCGTTGTTTTTTGTCTTCTTCTTCGGTCCGCGCGTCATCGCGGCGCTGCGCATCAAACAAGGCAAGGGGCAGCCGATCCGTCTCGACGGTCCGCAATCGCATCTCCTCACCAAGAAGGGCACGCCGACGATGGGCGGCTTGATGATCCTGTCCGGGCTCATCGTCTCGACCCTGCTCTGGGCAAACCTCCGCAATCATTATGTGTGGGTCGTGCTCTTCGTCATGACCGGCTACGGACTGATCGGATTTTATGACGATTATCTGAAGGTGACGAAGCAGACCGACAAAGGCTTTTCCGGCCGGCTGCGGCTGGCGCTCGAGGTCGGCGTCGCGGTCATCGCCTGCTATGCGATGATGCGCTTCGGCACGCCGCATACGACGGCGCTGGCTTTCCCTTCGATCAATGGCTTCATCATTGATCTTGGCCTGTTCTTTCTTGTCTTCGGGCCTCTCGTCATCGTCGGCGCCGGCAATGCGGTGAACCTCACGGACGGCCTCGACGGGCTGGCGATCGTGCCCGTGATGATCGCCGCCGGAACCTTCGGCATTATCGCCTATCTTGCCGGCAATGCGATCTTTTCGACCTATCTTGGCATTAATTTCGTGCCGGGCGCCGGCGAACTCGCCGTCGTGACGGGGGCGGTCATCGGGGCGGGCTTGGGCTTTCTTTGGTTCAACGCGCCGCCCGCCCAGATTTTCATGGGCGACACTGGATCGCTCGCGCTCGGCGGCCTGCTTGGCGCAATCGCCGTCGCAGTGAAGCATGAGATCGTGCTGGGCATCGTCGGCGGCCTTTTCGTCGTCGAAACGCTGTCGGTCATCGTGCAGGTGATCTCGTTCAAGCTCACCGGCAAGCGCGTGTTCAAGATGGCGCCGATCCATCATCATTTCGAACAGATGGGCTGGTCGGAGCCGCAGGTCGTCGTGCGCTTCTGGATCATCGCCTTCGTGCTGGCGCTGATCGGACTCTCGACGCTGAAGCTGAGGTGA
- a CDS encoding UDP-N-acetylmuramoylalanyl-D-glutamyl-2,6-diaminopimelate--D-alanyl-D-alanine ligase: MSVREPAGIIWTSLGLVTPLGARVSGGVPKGGATGISIDTRTLQAGELFFAIHGANSDGHDYVARAFEKGALAAVVDEAHAGALTGLGPLYVVRDVLASLERLGVAARARVKARVVAVTGSVGKTSTKEALRLALTQGGAVHASVASYNNHWGVPLTLARMPKETRFGVFEIGMNHAGEITPLSEMARPHVAIITTVAPVHIENFASVEAIADAKAEIFDGLEPGGVAILHRDNPHYQRLYARAKASPAGHVASFGDHESAEARLIRVRLFPDYSIIEAQICGRRLHYRLGAPGRHLAMNSLAVLLAAKAFGVDLDAAAGALAFFTAQPGRGQRLTLAAVDGPYALIDESYNANPASMRAAFELAGALPLPSPGRRIAVLGDMLELGVKGAAMHAELADDLRANHIDLVFAAGPLMKSLYDALPVSMQGAWRESASLLEPEVAAAVRAGDIVVVKGSNGSRMSVIVGALKQGGADGDAAQNGRTS; the protein is encoded by the coding sequence ATCAGCGTCAGGGAGCCGGCGGGGATCATCTGGACGAGTCTCGGCCTTGTCACGCCGCTCGGCGCGCGCGTCAGCGGCGGCGTGCCGAAGGGCGGCGCTACCGGAATTTCGATCGATACGCGAACCTTGCAGGCGGGCGAATTGTTCTTCGCCATCCATGGCGCGAACAGCGATGGCCATGACTATGTCGCGCGCGCCTTCGAAAAAGGCGCGCTTGCCGCCGTCGTCGATGAAGCGCACGCCGGCGCGCTGACGGGGCTTGGGCCCCTCTATGTGGTGCGCGACGTGCTCGCCTCGCTGGAGCGTCTCGGCGTCGCCGCCAGAGCGCGCGTAAAGGCGCGGGTCGTCGCGGTCACGGGCTCCGTCGGCAAGACCTCGACCAAGGAGGCGCTGCGGCTGGCTCTGACGCAAGGAGGCGCCGTGCACGCCTCCGTCGCCTCATATAATAATCATTGGGGCGTGCCCTTGACCCTCGCGCGCATGCCGAAAGAGACGCGGTTCGGCGTCTTTGAAATCGGCATGAACCATGCCGGCGAAATCACGCCTTTGAGCGAAATGGCGCGTCCGCATGTTGCGATCATCACGACGGTCGCGCCCGTCCATATCGAGAATTTCGCCAGCGTCGAGGCGATCGCCGACGCCAAGGCCGAGATTTTCGACGGCCTGGAGCCGGGCGGCGTCGCCATTCTTCACCGCGACAATCCTCACTATCAGCGGCTTTACGCCCGCGCCAAGGCTTCGCCCGCCGGGCATGTCGCGAGTTTCGGCGACCATGAGAGCGCCGAGGCGAGACTGATCCGGGTGCGGCTTTTTCCGGATTATTCGATCATCGAGGCGCAGATCTGCGGAAGGCGCCTTCATTATCGCCTCGGCGCGCCAGGGCGCCATCTCGCCATGAACTCGCTCGCCGTATTGCTTGCCGCGAAGGCCTTTGGCGTCGATCTCGACGCCGCCGCGGGCGCGCTGGCGTTTTTTACCGCGCAGCCGGGAAGGGGCCAGAGATTGACCCTTGCCGCCGTCGACGGACCATACGCGCTGATCGACGAGAGCTACAACGCCAATCCGGCTTCGATGCGCGCCGCCTTTGAACTCGCCGGAGCCTTGCCTTTGCCGAGCCCTGGACGGCGCATCGCAGTCCTCGGCGACATGCTGGAGCTTGGCGTCAAAGGCGCGGCGATGCACGCCGAACTCGCCGACGATCTCAGAGCCAATCATATCGATCTTGTTTTTGCTGCGGGGCCCTTGATGAAATCTCTCTACGACGCTTTGCCTGTCTCCATGCAGGGCGCCTGGCGCGAAAGCGCGAGCCTTTTGGAGCCGGAGGTCGCGGCGGCGGTCCGCGCCGGCGACATCGTCGTCGTCAAGGGATCGAACGGCAGCAGGATGAGCGTCATTGTCGGCGCCCTGAAACAGGGCGGCGCCGATGGCGACGCGGCGCAAAACGGGCGGACTTCGTGA
- a CDS encoding UDP-N-acetylmuramoyl-L-alanyl-D-glutamate--2,6-diaminopimelate ligase codes for MRLAELLPGAPLPEGLIEREVAEISCDSRSTAPGAVFFAIPGTRSDGLAFAPQAIARGAIAVVAQTPMAREIAGAPVIAVGDVRAALAEASARLFPRQPGTIVAITGTSGKTSVAAFVRQIFAAQGFAAASLGTLGVVAPSGSVYGALTTPDAISLHRTLDDLTGRGVTHLALEASSHGIVQRRLDGVRLSAGAFTNLSRDHLDYHATMEDYLAAKLELFERLLGPGQSAVVDADSEVAEKVIRACVARGLNVLSTGVKGNGVTLLSAQPDSVSTRLEVVYEGRRFMVTLPLAGAFQASNALVAAGLCIATGSPAEQVFAALENLEGAPGRLERVGERKGAPVYVDYAHKPDALENVLRTLQPYVKGRLVVVFGCGGDRDAGKRPIMGEIAARLADRVIVTDDNPRSEDAASIRRAILLGAAGALELYEIGDRASAIREAVAMLGPGDVLLIAGKGHETGQIIGDATLPFSDSDCARAALKDAALKDLA; via the coding sequence ATGCGGCTCGCCGAGCTTCTTCCCGGCGCACCTTTACCTGAAGGCCTGATTGAGCGGGAAGTTGCGGAGATTAGCTGCGACAGCCGTTCGACGGCGCCGGGGGCCGTGTTTTTCGCTATTCCGGGAACGCGCTCCGACGGCCTCGCCTTCGCGCCGCAGGCCATCGCCCGGGGCGCGATCGCGGTTGTCGCGCAGACGCCGATGGCGCGCGAGATCGCCGGCGCGCCAGTGATCGCGGTCGGGGACGTCCGCGCGGCGCTCGCGGAGGCGAGCGCAAGACTGTTTCCGCGCCAGCCAGGGACGATCGTCGCCATCACCGGCACCAGCGGCAAGACCTCGGTCGCAGCTTTCGTGCGTCAGATTTTCGCAGCGCAGGGGTTCGCCGCCGCCTCGCTCGGCACGCTTGGCGTCGTCGCGCCATCCGGCTCCGTCTATGGCGCGCTGACGACGCCGGATGCGATCAGCCTGCACAGGACATTGGACGATCTCACCGGCCGCGGCGTCACGCATCTGGCTCTGGAAGCCTCTTCGCATGGCATCGTCCAGCGCCGGCTCGATGGGGTCCGGCTCAGCGCCGGCGCCTTCACCAATCTGTCCCGCGACCATCTCGACTATCATGCGACGATGGAAGACTATCTGGCCGCCAAGCTGGAGCTTTTTGAGCGCCTGCTGGGGCCGGGGCAGAGCGCGGTCGTCGACGCCGACAGCGAGGTCGCGGAAAAAGTGATCCGGGCCTGCGTGGCGCGCGGCCTCAACGTGCTTTCCACCGGCGTCAAGGGTAATGGCGTGACGCTCTTGTCCGCGCAGCCGGACAGCGTCTCGACCCGGCTCGAGGTCGTCTACGAAGGCCGGCGCTTTATGGTCACGCTTCCGCTCGCAGGCGCGTTCCAGGCCTCGAATGCGCTGGTGGCGGCCGGGCTCTGCATCGCGACGGGCAGTCCCGCGGAGCAGGTTTTCGCGGCGCTGGAGAATCTTGAAGGAGCCCCGGGCCGGCTCGAGCGGGTCGGCGAGCGCAAGGGGGCTCCCGTCTATGTCGATTATGCGCATAAGCCCGATGCGCTCGAAAACGTCTTGCGCACACTGCAGCCTTACGTCAAAGGCAGGCTCGTCGTCGTCTTCGGCTGCGGCGGCGACCGCGACGCCGGAAAACGGCCGATCATGGGCGAAATCGCGGCACGGCTCGCGGACCGGGTCATTGTGACGGACGACAATCCACGCAGCGAGGACGCGGCTTCGATCCGCCGCGCCATTCTGCTGGGCGCGGCCGGCGCGCTCGAACTCTACGAAATCGGCGATCGCGCCAGCGCGATCCGCGAGGCCGTCGCGATGCTGGGCCCTGGCGATGTCCTTCTGATCGCGGGCAAAGGCCATGAAACGGGCCAGATCATAGGCGATGCCACCTTGCCGTTTTCGGATTCCGACTGCGCGCGCGCGGCTTTGAAGGATGCGGCATTGAAGGATTTAGCCTAA
- a CDS encoding peptidoglycan D,D-transpeptidase FtsI family protein has protein sequence MTDRFDSPGKDRAGAKAQRAHRLGAFFAKLFATDLTKSRTRIKLVACVFIAMNGVIAGKLIYFGLHQEQSIGAKRGGDVIAAARPDILDRNGEILATDIKVMSVFAEPRRIIDKDEAVELLTAVLPDVDANDLRKRLGTRKGFIWVKRAVTPKQQQEVYRLGLPGVGFLPENKRVYPNGPIAAHVLGFANLDGVGISGLEKYIDGQGLADLHGAGFSLTPETLAPITTSLDLKATYAVRDELAKGVAKFKAKSGAAVILDVNTGEVIAMASLPDYDPNTPADALDPNHINRVSVGVYEMGSTFKAISIAMALDLGKVNLNTRVDARDSLRYGHFTIHDFHAQHRMLTVPEVFTYSSNIGAARLALMVGVEGHKAFLRKMGQLTRLHTELPETADPLVPKNWGELNTMTIAFGQGLNVSPLQAMMAVGALSNGGILVNPTFLKRNAEDAKRDAPRVVKPETSESLRYLMRLNAEIGSAKMANVQGYFIGGKTGTADKIVHGHYAKDKVFTTFMAIMPADKPKYLILTLMDEPQGLPETGGYRTAAWNSGSVTGKIIERVGPLLGIPPRFELPTQPFPLLAKLGYGMANIPQTGGREH, from the coding sequence ATGACCGACCGCTTTGATTCACCTGGGAAAGACCGCGCAGGCGCGAAGGCGCAGCGCGCGCATCGGCTGGGAGCGTTTTTCGCAAAGCTGTTTGCCACCGATCTGACGAAAAGCCGGACGCGGATAAAGCTCGTCGCCTGCGTCTTTATCGCGATGAACGGAGTCATCGCCGGCAAGCTGATCTATTTCGGCCTGCACCAGGAGCAATCCATCGGCGCGAAGCGCGGCGGCGATGTGATCGCGGCGGCGCGGCCGGATATTCTTGACCGCAATGGCGAAATTCTCGCAACCGATATCAAGGTGATGTCGGTCTTCGCGGAGCCTCGCCGCATCATCGACAAGGACGAGGCGGTCGAGCTTTTGACCGCCGTGTTGCCGGACGTCGACGCGAATGATCTGCGCAAGCGGCTTGGCACGCGCAAAGGCTTCATCTGGGTGAAGCGGGCGGTTACGCCGAAGCAGCAGCAGGAGGTCTATCGCCTCGGCTTGCCCGGCGTCGGCTTCCTGCCTGAAAACAAGCGCGTCTATCCAAACGGCCCGATCGCCGCGCATGTTCTTGGCTTCGCCAACCTCGACGGCGTCGGCATTTCGGGCCTCGAGAAATATATCGACGGGCAGGGCCTCGCCGATCTGCACGGCGCGGGCTTCAGCCTGACGCCCGAGACTTTGGCGCCGATCACCACCTCACTCGACCTCAAGGCGACCTATGCGGTGCGCGACGAACTGGCCAAAGGCGTCGCCAAATTCAAGGCGAAGTCGGGCGCAGCCGTCATTCTCGACGTCAACACGGGCGAGGTGATCGCGATGGCGTCCTTGCCGGACTATGACCCGAATACGCCGGCCGACGCGCTCGACCCAAATCACATCAACCGCGTCTCCGTCGGGGTCTATGAAATGGGTTCGACCTTCAAGGCGATCTCGATCGCCATGGCGCTCGATCTCGGCAAGGTCAATCTCAACACACGGGTCGATGCGCGCGATTCATTGCGCTATGGCCATTTCACCATTCATGATTTCCACGCCCAGCATCGCATGCTCACCGTGCCGGAGGTGTTCACCTATTCATCGAACATCGGCGCGGCGCGTCTTGCCCTGATGGTCGGCGTCGAAGGCCACAAGGCGTTCTTGCGCAAGATGGGACAATTGACCCGGCTGCACACGGAACTGCCGGAGACCGCCGATCCGCTGGTGCCGAAAAACTGGGGCGAACTCAACACAATGACCATCGCCTTCGGGCAGGGCCTCAACGTTTCCCCGTTGCAGGCGATGATGGCCGTCGGCGCGCTCTCGAATGGCGGCATCCTCGTCAATCCGACCTTCCTCAAACGCAACGCGGAGGACGCGAAGAGGGACGCGCCTCGCGTCGTAAAGCCCGAAACCTCCGAGTCGCTGCGTTATCTGATGCGCCTCAACGCCGAGATCGGCTCCGCGAAAATGGCTAATGTCCAGGGCTATTTCATCGGCGGCAAGACCGGCACGGCCGACAAGATCGTTCACGGCCATTATGCCAAAGACAAGGTGTTTACGACCTTCATGGCGATCATGCCGGCCGACAAGCCAAAATATCTGATTCTGACGCTGATGGATGAGCCGCAGGGCCTGCCGGAAACGGGAGGATACCGCACCGCGGCCTGGAACTCCGGCAGCGTCACCGGCAAGATCATCGAGCGCGTCGGCCCTCTGCTTGGCATTCCGCCGCGCTTCGAGCTTCCGACGCAGCCCTTTCCCCTTCTCGCCAAACTGGGCTATGGGATGGCCAATATCCCCCAGACTGGCGGAAGGGAGCACTGA
- the ftsL gene encoding cell division protein FtsL has translation MVRILNLLAVVALIGSAIYAYSIKYQTIFHAERIVKLKHEIKAEEDQIATLRAEWSHLTRPERIEALADKFLDLQPTGLRQIVSADALPAKTARADGIGDKLEALGLAEPTNTPGDAAASAPTTPSTPTR, from the coding sequence ATGGTGCGAATTCTCAATCTTCTCGCCGTCGTCGCCCTGATCGGCTCAGCGATCTACGCCTATTCGATCAAATATCAGACGATTTTCCATGCCGAGCGCATCGTCAAGCTGAAGCATGAGATCAAGGCCGAGGAAGACCAGATCGCAACGCTGCGTGCGGAGTGGTCGCATCTGACGCGGCCCGAGCGCATCGAGGCGCTCGCCGATAAATTCCTCGACCTGCAGCCGACAGGGCTGCGCCAGATCGTCAGCGCCGACGCGTTGCCGGCCAAGACCGCCAGAGCCGATGGGATCGGCGACAAGCTGGAAGCTCTCGGTCTCGCCGAGCCGACCAACACGCCAGGCGACGCGGCGGCGAGCGCGCCCACGACGCCGTCCACTCCGACCCGATGA
- the rsmH gene encoding 16S rRNA (cytosine(1402)-N(4))-methyltransferase RsmH, with amino-acid sequence MNAGRGDEDHLAAGGPARHIPVLRDEVLAIAGPRAGGLYLDATFGAGGYSRGLLAPAGARVLALDRDPLAVKGGASLVEAAEGRLTLVEARFSQLADVARRLDFSDFDAVVLDIGVSSMQIDDAERGFSFRGDGPLDMRMQPTGQSAADIVNSADEATLADILYYFGEERASRRIARAIVMDRAKEPFVSTAALAGMIARVVPGKPGDIHPATRSFQALRIAVNDELGELVAALSAAEGVLKPGGKLIVVTFHSLEDRIVKQFFAERSGRGEAPSRRLPGEAAPKPPTFQLPGKQPVIPSVAEVAANPRARSAKLRHGVRTSAPARPVDAELMALARLPQRAVKGR; translated from the coding sequence ATGAATGCGGGTCGCGGCGATGAGGATCATCTCGCCGCTGGCGGACCGGCCCGGCACATTCCCGTGCTTCGTGATGAAGTTCTGGCGATCGCCGGTCCGCGCGCGGGCGGCCTCTACCTTGACGCCACTTTCGGCGCGGGCGGTTATTCCCGTGGGCTTTTGGCGCCCGCCGGGGCGCGCGTCCTGGCGCTTGATCGCGATCCGCTCGCCGTCAAAGGCGGCGCTTCGCTCGTTGAGGCGGCGGAAGGCCGGCTCACTCTTGTCGAGGCGCGCTTCTCGCAGCTCGCCGACGTCGCGCGGCGGCTCGATTTCTCCGATTTCGACGCCGTCGTTCTCGACATTGGCGTTTCGTCCATGCAGATCGACGACGCCGAGCGGGGTTTTTCCTTTCGCGGCGACGGCCCTCTCGACATGCGCATGCAGCCAACGGGACAGAGCGCCGCCGACATCGTCAATAGCGCCGATGAGGCGACGCTTGCCGATATCCTCTATTATTTCGGCGAGGAGCGCGCCTCGCGCCGCATCGCCCGCGCCATCGTGATGGATCGCGCCAAAGAGCCTTTCGTCTCGACCGCCGCGCTCGCCGGCATGATCGCCCGCGTCGTCCCCGGCAAACCCGGCGACATTCATCCGGCGACGCGCTCCTTTCAGGCGCTGCGCATCGCGGTCAATGACGAACTCGGCGAATTGGTCGCCGCTCTTTCCGCCGCCGAAGGCGTTTTGAAGCCGGGCGGAAAGCTGATCGTCGTCACCTTCCATTCGCTCGAGGACCGCATCGTCAAGCAGTTCTTTGCCGAAAGATCGGGGCGCGGCGAGGCGCCCTCGCGCCGCCTGCCGGGCGAGGCGGCGCCGAAACCGCCGACTTTTCAACTGCCGGGCAAGCAGCCGGTCATCCCATCGGTCGCCGAGGTCGCCGCCAATCCCCGCGCGCGCTCGGCCAAGCTCCGGCATGGCGTGCGGACATCCGCCCCGGCGCGTCCGGTCGACGCCGAGCTCATGGCGCTGGCGCGCTTGCCTCAACGCGCCGTCAAGGGACGCTGA
- a CDS encoding division/cell wall cluster transcriptional repressor MraZ — translation MDIYVSHYTNKLDAKGRVSIPAPFRAVLARDGFDGLYVHPSLDQEALDCGGHALLREIDGLLSGYAPYTEERDMLSLALMGASEILKVDSEGRVILTETLKAYAGISNEVTFAGMGHKFQIWESGRFRARMGEARTHARDSRRQPNSRPAAPDAPPLRSHGARE, via the coding sequence GTGGACATATATGTCTCGCACTACACCAATAAACTCGACGCTAAAGGGCGGGTCTCGATCCCGGCGCCGTTTCGCGCGGTGCTGGCGCGCGACGGGTTCGATGGTCTCTACGTTCATCCCTCGCTCGATCAGGAGGCTCTCGATTGCGGCGGCCATGCCCTGTTGAGGGAAATCGATGGACTGCTTTCGGGCTACGCTCCCTATACGGAGGAGCGGGACATGCTTTCGCTCGCGCTCATGGGAGCGAGCGAGATCTTGAAAGTCGATTCGGAAGGGCGGGTGATCCTGACCGAAACCTTAAAGGCCTATGCCGGCATTTCGAACGAAGTCACTTTCGCCGGAATGGGGCACAAGTTTCAGATCTGGGAGTCCGGCCGTTTTCGCGCACGCATGGGGGAGGCCAGAACCCATGCGCGCGATTCCCGAAGACAGCCGAACTCCAGACCCGCAGCGCCGGACGCTCCGCCGCTGCGATCACATGGAGCACGGGAATGA